From one Lycium ferocissimum isolate CSIRO_LF1 chromosome 5, AGI_CSIRO_Lferr_CH_V1, whole genome shotgun sequence genomic stretch:
- the LOC132056595 gene encoding protein COFACTOR ASSEMBLY OF COMPLEX C SUBUNIT B CCB2, chloroplastic isoform X2, whose product MSHTCLSLNSLTASVFPVKRYGNFIHPSEFRYRKARKSSVMRVYSRLDKSTEQQQVNLSVLRFTLGIPGLDESYLPRYIGYTFGSLLVLNHFLGSDSSAITAAQLRTEVLGVFLAAFSVIVPYLGKFLKGSVPVEERNLPEDAEQAFVISENISDTLKEDLAWGTYVLLRNTSTVSVLFSLQDTICARGYWGAPKDVLKAQLYDWFEKQIQQSGLRDLKETLYFPQVSDSELWEMLPKGTRSLLLQPVIQAETSDSKQKWKNDGFVLVASSNSYAYNNKDRAWVGAVAKKFEGYCK is encoded by the exons ATGAGCCACACGTGTCTATCGTTAAACTCACTAACGGCGTCAGTGTTTCCCGTTAAAAGATACGGCAATTTCATTCATCCGTCAGAATTCCGGTACCGGAAAGCCAGAAAATCATCGGTAATGAGAGTATATAGTCGTCTAGATAAGTCCACCGAACAGCAACAGGTTAATCTTTCCGTTCTTCGTTTCACTCTCG GGATACCTGGATTGGACGAATCTTATCTGCCGAGGTACATTGGCTACACATTTGGTTCGCTTTTGGTATTAAATCACTTTCTCGGTTCAGACTCATCAGCTATCACCGCAGCACAGCTC AGAACAGaagttttaggtgtttttctGGCGGCGTTCTCTGTTATAGTTCCCTACCTTGGAAAGTTTCTTAAG GGTTCTGTTCCAGTAGAAGAAAGAAATCTTCCTGAAGATGCTGAGCAAGCCTTTGTCATCTCAGAGAACATATCAGATACTCTTAAGGAGGATTTGGCATGGGGAACCTATGTTTTGTTGCGTAACACAAGCACAGTATCAGTG CTTTTCTCACTTCAAGATACAATTTGTGCTCGTGGCTACTGGGGAGCACCAAAAGATGTACTGAAAGCTCAGTTATATGACTGGTTTGAGAAACAGATCCAGCAAAGTGGTCTTCGTGATTTGAAGGAGACACTTTATTTTCCCCAGGTCTCAG ACTCTGAACTGTGGGAGATGCTTCCAAAAGGAACTCGTTCTCTCCTTCTGCAACCGGTGATACAAGCTGAAACCTCAGATTCCAAACAGAAGTGGAAGAATGATGGTTTTGTGCTTGTGGCTTCCAGCAACAGTTATGCATACAACAATAAAGATAGAGCCTGGGTTGGAGCTGTCGCAAAGAAATTTGAAG GATATTGCAAATGA
- the LOC132056595 gene encoding protein COFACTOR ASSEMBLY OF COMPLEX C SUBUNIT B CCB2, chloroplastic isoform X1, which translates to MSHTCLSLNSLTASVFPVKRYGNFIHPSEFRYRKARKSSVMRVYSRLDKSTEQQQVNLSVLRFTLGIPGLDESYLPRYIGYTFGSLLVLNHFLGSDSSAITAAQLRTEVLGVFLAAFSVIVPYLGKFLKGSVPVEERNLPEDAEQAFVISENISDTLKEDLAWGTYVLLRNTSTVSVLFSLQDTICARGYWGAPKDVLKAQLYDWFEKQIQQSGLRDLKETLYFPQVSDSELWEMLPKGTRSLLLQPVIQAETSDSKQKWKNDGFVLVASSNSYAYNNKDRAWVGAVAKKFEGKCIHADL; encoded by the exons ATGAGCCACACGTGTCTATCGTTAAACTCACTAACGGCGTCAGTGTTTCCCGTTAAAAGATACGGCAATTTCATTCATCCGTCAGAATTCCGGTACCGGAAAGCCAGAAAATCATCGGTAATGAGAGTATATAGTCGTCTAGATAAGTCCACCGAACAGCAACAGGTTAATCTTTCCGTTCTTCGTTTCACTCTCG GGATACCTGGATTGGACGAATCTTATCTGCCGAGGTACATTGGCTACACATTTGGTTCGCTTTTGGTATTAAATCACTTTCTCGGTTCAGACTCATCAGCTATCACCGCAGCACAGCTC AGAACAGaagttttaggtgtttttctGGCGGCGTTCTCTGTTATAGTTCCCTACCTTGGAAAGTTTCTTAAG GGTTCTGTTCCAGTAGAAGAAAGAAATCTTCCTGAAGATGCTGAGCAAGCCTTTGTCATCTCAGAGAACATATCAGATACTCTTAAGGAGGATTTGGCATGGGGAACCTATGTTTTGTTGCGTAACACAAGCACAGTATCAGTG CTTTTCTCACTTCAAGATACAATTTGTGCTCGTGGCTACTGGGGAGCACCAAAAGATGTACTGAAAGCTCAGTTATATGACTGGTTTGAGAAACAGATCCAGCAAAGTGGTCTTCGTGATTTGAAGGAGACACTTTATTTTCCCCAGGTCTCAG ACTCTGAACTGTGGGAGATGCTTCCAAAAGGAACTCGTTCTCTCCTTCTGCAACCGGTGATACAAGCTGAAACCTCAGATTCCAAACAGAAGTGGAAGAATGATGGTTTTGTGCTTGTGGCTTCCAGCAACAGTTATGCATACAACAATAAAGATAGAGCCTGGGTTGGAGCTGTCGCAAAGAAATTTGAAGGTAAGTGTATCCATGCAGATCTATAg
- the LOC132056594 gene encoding dihydrodipicolinate reductase-like protein CRR1, chloroplastic — protein MKGRKTLSFITNLRPIGTELAKRPKIKVCTFYTSMAALSCQFQSTYFINYKKVIKTKSFICCSSSQNNLKVIINGAAKEIGRAAVIAVTKARGMEVAGAVDSNFVGQDIGQVCDMEEPLEIPIINDLTMVLGSISQSKATGVVIDFTDPSTVYDNVKQATAFGMNSVVYVPRIKQDTIMALSMLCEKATTGCLVAPTLSIGSILLQQAAISASFHFNNVEIVESRANPLDFPTQDAVQIANNLSNLGQLYNRDDISTDNPARGQVLGEDGVRVHSLVLPGLPSSTTVYFSKPGEVYTLKHDITDAQCLMPGLILAIRKVVRLKNLVYGLEKFL, from the exons ATGAAAGGCAGAAAAACCTTATCTTTTATCACAAATTTAAGACCAATAGGTACAGAGTTAGCTAAGAGACCAAAAATAAAAGTCTGTACCTTCTATACATCCATGGCGGCCTTGAGCTGCCAATTTCAATCCACATACTTTATTAATTATAAGAAAGTGATAAAGACAAAGTCATTCATCTGTTGCTCATCATCTCAAAACAATCTGAAGGTAATCATAAATGGAGCAGCAAAGGAAATAGGTAGAGCAGCCGTAATTGCTGTTACTAAAGCTAGAGGAATGGAAGTGGCTGGTGCTGTTGATTCTAATTTTGTTGGACAAGATATTGGGCAG GTTTGTGACATGGAAGAGCCTCTAGAGATACCGATAATAAACGACCTTACCATGGTCTTGGGTTCAATATCTCAG TCAAAGGCAACTGGGGTAGTCATTGATTTCACTGACCCTTCCACAGTTTATGACAATGTCAAACAG GCAACAGCATTTGGGATGAATAGTGTAGTTTACGTGCCCAGAATTAAGCAAGATACTATCATGGCTTTATCTATGTTATGCGAGAAGGCCACCACG GGTTGCTTGGTTGCACCAACTCTTTCAATAGGATCTATACTTCTACAGCAAGCAGCAATTTCAGCTTCTTTTCACTTCAACAATGTTGAAATTGTTGAGTCTAGAGCTAATCCACTG GATTTTCCAACCCAGGATGCAGTACAAATTGCTAACAACCTTTCCAATTTGGGTCAGCTGTATAATAGAGATGATATTTCTACCGATAATCCA GCAAGGGGTCAAGTTCTTGGGGAAGATGGAGTACGTGTTCACAGCTTGGTTCTACCAGGGCTCCCGTCTAGTACAACAGTTTACTTCTCAAAGCCAGGAGAG GTTTACACACTAAAACATGACATCACAGATGCGCAATGTCTCATGCCAGGCTTGATTCTGGCCATTAGGAAAGTTGTTCGCCTCAAG AACCTGGTTTATGGCTTGGAGAAGTTTTTATAA